A genomic region of Bernardetia sp. ABR2-2B contains the following coding sequences:
- a CDS encoding poly(R)-hydroxyalkanoic acid synthase subunit PhaE, translating to MANVMDSTKEMLDFWATTQNKIVENWVGSTRQLQEAAKEGKVMEQATDMYKNWYDNQKSIISEAVEKGKTISSDTMPEQVTQLMEQQSSLSKKWMDTMSEMADRQMQMVQMTNTNGQNPMNIQENATKVQEMMTSSYKTWLDSTTQMMNESKKMMTSNPAFKAMQPMQEAFENMTKGAKTYFDAYEMWKPFMQMTENKNFDVQQYFKMMNMDKLQEMAKGMFAQNPSQFGFANFSQMSEQMNKMVEQYRNTMTNNPMFAPYKEMIEKFSSMMPTDMKNFDMSKMMENMNMQDMNMMNPQFGKEIYERMEKMYAPFYKLMPPSKEKESIKLFSQMQTILFDYQTKMADMNAIIGKTVKDSSEEFMTKMFEAAKDGNVNTYNEFYMNWLNHLEGNMIDIFKGDEFSKLQGEVLALQLDLKTSFNKGMEQVLSPYPVVLNSEIDELAKQVHALKARIRELENNAEATSSAKAPASKTAATKTTTTRKKTTK from the coding sequence ATGGCAAACGTAATGGATTCTACGAAGGAAATGTTAGATTTTTGGGCAACTACTCAAAACAAAATCGTGGAAAACTGGGTAGGCTCTACTCGTCAGCTCCAAGAAGCTGCCAAAGAAGGCAAAGTAATGGAGCAAGCTACGGACATGTATAAAAATTGGTATGACAACCAAAAAAGTATCATTTCTGAAGCAGTAGAAAAAGGAAAAACAATTTCTTCTGACACTATGCCAGAACAAGTAACTCAACTAATGGAACAACAATCATCACTTTCTAAAAAGTGGATGGATACAATGAGTGAAATGGCTGACCGTCAGATGCAAATGGTTCAGATGACTAATACAAACGGTCAGAATCCTATGAACATTCAAGAAAATGCAACAAAAGTGCAAGAAATGATGACTAGCTCTTACAAAACTTGGTTAGATTCTACTACCCAAATGATGAATGAGAGCAAAAAAATGATGACTTCTAATCCTGCTTTCAAAGCAATGCAACCTATGCAAGAAGCTTTTGAAAACATGACTAAAGGAGCAAAAACATATTTCGATGCCTACGAAATGTGGAAGCCATTTATGCAAATGACTGAAAACAAAAATTTTGATGTACAACAGTATTTCAAAATGATGAATATGGACAAATTGCAAGAAATGGCAAAAGGAATGTTTGCTCAAAATCCTTCACAGTTTGGATTTGCTAATTTTAGCCAAATGAGTGAACAAATGAACAAAATGGTTGAGCAATATCGCAATACGATGACAAACAACCCAATGTTCGCTCCTTACAAAGAAATGATCGAAAAATTCTCTTCTATGATGCCAACAGACATGAAAAACTTTGACATGTCTAAAATGATGGAAAACATGAACATGCAAGACATGAACATGATGAACCCTCAATTTGGTAAAGAAATATATGAGCGTATGGAAAAAATGTATGCTCCGTTTTATAAATTAATGCCTCCAAGCAAAGAAAAAGAGTCAATCAAACTTTTCTCTCAAATGCAGACTATTCTTTTTGATTACCAAACTAAAATGGCAGATATGAATGCTATTATTGGTAAAACAGTAAAAGATAGTTCGGAAGAGTTTATGACTAAAATGTTTGAGGCAGCAAAAGACGGAAACGTAAATACATACAATGAGTTCTATATGAACTGGCTCAATCACTTAGAAGGAAATATGATTGATATTTTCAAAGGCGACGAATTTTCTAAATTACAAGGCGAGGTTTTGGCTCTTCAATTAGATTTAAAAACAAGCTTCAACAAAGGAATGGAACAAGTTCTTTCTCCTTATCCTGTAGTTTTGAATTCTGAAATTGATGAACTTGCAAAACAAGTACACGCATTGAAGGCTCGTATTCGTGAGCTAGAAAACAATGCAGAAGCTACTTCGTCTGCAAAAGCACCAGCATCAAAAACTGCTGCTACAAAAACAACTACAACTCGTAAAAAAACTACAAAATAG